The following DNA comes from Pseudomonadota bacterium.
CTTGGTCGACGCGGGCTTGAGCGTCGTCTTGTTCGTGTCGAAGAAGACGCCCTTGAGGATGAACACCTTGTCCGTGGGCGGCGTGTAGGTCATCACGAGGTTGAACCGCTGCTCGTCGCCCTCCGGGATGTCGAACACCTCGACGTGATCGGTCTGGCTCACGTCGAGAGAGACGAACCGCAGCTCGAACCGGAAGCCGGAGGGGACGACGAGCTGCACGCGGCCGCGCGCGTTGGAGAGCTTCGAGTACGGAGGGCGCGCGCCCTGCTTCACCGAGACGATGACCCCCTCGAGCGGCCGGCCGGAGTCGTCCTCGACCGTGACCATGATGAGCGCGTACCCGGGCTTGAGCTGCGTGTCGTACAGCTCCGGGTCGTATTCTTGCTGCGCCAGCGCCGGGCGCGACACAGCGGACAACGCCGCCGTCAGCGCGAAGGCCGCCGAAAACGCGATCGCTCTCCTGCTCATCACTCCGCTCCTTCCCGCTGTTTCTGTCCCTGCTTCTGCAGCTCGTTCAGGCCGTCGTCGACCCGCTCGCCGAACGTGTTCAGCATCTCCTGGAGGTCCGTGAAGGAGACGCTGACGACCGTGCCGGCG
Coding sequences within:
- a CDS encoding OmpA family protein, whose translation is MSRRAIAFSAAFALTAALSAVSRPALAQQEYDPELYDTQLKPGYALIMVTVEDDSGRPLEGVIVSVKQGARPPYSKLSNARGRVQLVVPSGFRFELRFVSLDVSQTDHVEVFDIPEGDEQRFNLVMTYTPPTDKVFILKGVFFDTNKTTLKPASTKALTNLYEYLKMKPSVVIELSGHTDSVGSDEANQILSDGRAKAVREWLVKKGIAADRITAIGCGETQPIDTNDTSAGRERNRRTEVRVVRE